Genomic DNA from Candidozyma auris chromosome 1, complete sequence:
AAGAGGCCAATTCCAGTGCAAAATTGTATGGCAATCAAGATTCTCCTTCTTACTTATTCAACTCAGTCACCCTTAAACACCGTTGGCAATGCCTCTTTTGTAACCTACACCTGCATGTAAatcggttgcaaaagctcctcaacCGACTTAGCTATCACGGATAGCAAGGGTTCCAAAGCACACAAAATGTGAAGGTTGCGCCGAACTCAATTCGATCACTGCGTGTGAAAGAATATTTTCACTCTCTGAGGACACCCAATACTATTATGATAATTTAACTTTGACGTTGAATTTCACCGTTTTGGTCAGTGGGGTGACTCTGCGGCACGAAAATTAGATTAGCTCAGGTAAAACTCGCATCAGAATTTCCGTTCCACCTGCTCAACTATGTGACTGCACTTGAACTGCGAAATATATGGCAAGTAGAATTCATCTTTAAGATCCTGTACACAAGCAGAGCCTCATCAGTCAATCACAGTGCTCTTTATATAGCTTACCAACTAGCCCTATCATGTCAGCAGCTCGGAGACCAGCATGGAGAGCTTGGGCCCGTGTGTATGTCACCGGAGCATGCATCATAGGCACCGGTGTCCTTCTATTCAAGTACACAGTGCCAACGGATGAGGAGCTCATTTCCAGATTCTCGCCGGAAATCAGGGCCGATTATGAAcgcaacaagaagttgcgACAGCAAGAACAGCAggagttgatgaaaattGTAAAAGAGACATACAAATCGAGTGACCCTATTTGGAAAGCTGGACCAATAAAATctccttttgaaaaagatggCCGTGGAGTTGACCCCCATTTGGTGGACAAGACCctgttcttcaagaacgaggaagacaataaaagaaaagctgaGATTGAAAAGGCAAATGCTGAGCTCGAAGAGACAGAAACACTTCTAAAGTCTTCCAAGAAGAGCTGGTGGAAGTTCTGGTGAGGATGCTTTCTCCGTATCAACTTTTTAGGTGCAACTGTAAAGGGTATCGCATCACGGTGTATATAGCAACAAAATCATGATTCACGTAGCTTACTCACGAAACACGTAGAGACCGCCATTATCGATGACCTTTTCCGGAAGACAATTGGTGAAGTTTTTTCGAAATGAAGAACGACAACTACATCACCGGTATCCTCAGGGCCGCCTCCAGCCAAAGCCATTCTCGAGTGAGAGCCAGCGCAGAGTGGAGCTTCCACCGTTTACTCCAGTCACCCTTTGGCTATTGGCGTCATCCACAGCGGCAACAATTCGCAGAATATTGGTGTCTATGACCATTCCGCCCTgaacaatctcttcaagaacagtCTGAAGAACCTGCCAGCCAAAAACCAAGTCTAGCTCGCAAACATTGGGGAAGCACTTATCTAAACACTCCACAAACACCTGGATCAAATCGAGTATGCCTAGCTCTGACTCTTGGTCGTCCACTATAAACACGAAGTATAATGTGGCATAGTGTCTGTAGATAACTTTGATATCGTCCAAGTCCTCAAGCAATTTAGGAGGTGTGATGAATGAGCATTCTTGTGGAGTTCTTTTGTGTATGAGCAGATGTACTTGTCTGAGTAAAGTTCTTTGAGTCTGTACATCCACCGCTGTGTAGAATTTTATGAGACGGGGAACGCCATCTGCGTTGACTTATGTTAGTATGAAGCAAAAAATTGAGATAAAAGATTGTTTACATACATATGAGAACTGAATGAATCATTATCGTTCGACTAAATGAAGTGACTCGTTCTGTTTCTCCATGTTTTAATAGTGAGGTACGGGTGTACAATACACGTAAGAATAGATTTTACAAGCATTTGCACTCAATGGCGAACTATTACGAATAAATTTGATCCTTGCTATGAATACTTCCTTGTAGTGAGCTCTGGTGAGTTGTTCTAGTTTTCCCTATCGTTCTTGAAATCGACAACACACCGCAAGTGATATTCTTTCATCACCAGGGAAGAAGATTCCGCAAAAAACCAATCGACAAGGTTTAAGTGCATAAGCTCAACTCACGGGAAACTTCATAAAAGGGCCTCTCGATCTCTTGCCAACTTATTGACTTCTGATTTAAGCGTCTTAGGTCATTGGCCTGCATAGACTCCTGGAACACTCTAAATTTCCACCAGAGCTTATTCCCATCTTGTCCCATCCCATGGCCTCCTCAGAGCAGTTACCGACTTTCAAACCTTTATTTCAGGTCCCCACTTTCAAAAGTTTAGGACTCGATCCACCTGCTGGCTTCCATGATGAGTCCTCCTCCGTTTACCTTGCTGGTAACTCTTTGGGCCTCATGCCAAAGGCTACCAGACAAGCTTTGGCCGATGAGCTAGATGCCTGGGGAGCAAGAGGTGTAGAATCGCATTTCAATCATCCTGGGGAAAGAGCTGGGAAAACTTCGTGGGTCGACATTGACCTTCCGCTAGtgcagccattggcaaAACTTGTGGGGGCAACAGAAAAGGAAGTAGCAGCCATGGGTACCTTGACCTCCAACTTGAACGCGTTGCTCACATCTTTTTACAAGCCAAGTGGTAAGAGAACAAAGATCATGTTCGAGAGACACGCATTTCCCTCAGACTACTACGCTTTTCTCAATATGGTCAAGTTGCATGGCTATGACGAAAGTCATTTGATTCAACTTGCGGTCGCTCCTGGGAAGCATTATTTAGAGACGGAGGAAATAATAGAAGTGATAGAGAAGGAAGGCGACGAAATAGCCGTTATTTGTTTTCCTGGTGTTCAATACTACACTGGccagttcttcaagatacCTGAAATCAcagctgctgctcaaaAGAAGGGAATTGTAGTCGGCTGGGACTTGGCTCATGCCGTGGGTAATGTGCCCCTAAAACTTCATGAATGGAATGTGGATTTTGCCGTATGGTGCTCCTATAAATATCTCAATTCGGGCCCCGGAGGCATTGCAGGGATATTCGTACACGAGCGCCACACAAAGAACAACTCAAAAGTGAATTATCCTCCAAGACTCGCTGGATGGTGGGGGAATAATGCTGCTGAAAGATTTAAGATGCTTGAAGTCTTTGACCCAATCAACTCTGCCCTCTCCTATCGTCAATCTAATCCGCTGGTGATTGACTGTGTTGCATTGAAGAGCtctcttgatgtttttgaacTAGCGGGAGGGTTGGACAATCTTAGAAAAACTAGTGTTTCTTTGACTGGCTGCTTGCTAACGCTTTTGAAGGGCAGCAAATACTACATCGAAGATCCGCTGGACAATGCACTGTTGGGattcaagatcttgactccatgtgaagaaagtgagagAGGATGTCAACTTTCAGTGTTATTCCAACCGCATGATGACGACAGAAGCAAGAATGTTATGGAACAGGTAAACGAGTACTTACACAAGCATGCAATCATTTGCGACGAGAGGAGACCCGATGTTATTCGTATTGCACCCACACCATTGTACAATACTCTTGAGGATGTGAGAGTCGTGGTAAAGAGAATAGTTGAGGCTTTAGATGAGCTTTCGAGAAGCTAGTCTTGTACATATCTACTGCATTGTAACGTTCTTAGTATGATATTTCGTCTAGATTATATACCAAAGTGGTTTGAAGCGCAAACTTACAAGTTTTGAGCAGCCTTGAAGTGTTCACCGGCGTAGATAGCCTTGTCACCCAACTCCTCCTCGATTCTCAAGATCTGGTTAAGCTTGGCCAATCTCTCGGATCTGGCAGGAGCACCAGTCTTAATCTGGCCAGATCTCAAACCGACAACCAAGTCAGCAATGGTGGTGTCCTCAGACTCACCAGATCTGTGGGAAACCATAACACCCCAGTCGGCAGCGTAAGAGTCCTTGGCGGCCTGAATAGATTCGGTCAAAGAACCAATCTGGTTgaccttcaacaacaaggcgttggcagccttcttctcaatggcaGTCTTGATTCTGATTGGGTTGGTGACGGTCAAGTCATCACCGACAATCTGGATCTTGTCAACCACTCTTGGGTAGAACTTGGACCAGGACTCCCAGTCGTCCTCGGCGAATGGGTCCTCAATGGAAACAATTGGGTACTTGTCGATCAAAGAGACGTACAAGTCAGCCAATTGCTCACCAGACAACCACTTGGACTTGTCGGAGTCTgggttcttgaagtccaagTCGTACTTGCcgtccttgaagaactcaGAGGAGGCAACGTCCAAGGCGATGTTGACCTTACCAGTGTAACCAGCCTTTTCGATGGCGGCAACAATGAGGTCCAAGGCCTCCTCGGCAGAGTGGATGTCAGGGGCAACACCACCCTCGTCACCGACGTTACCGGCAGACAAACCGTACTTCTTCTTAGTCAAAGACTTCAAGTTGTG
This window encodes:
- the ENO1 gene encoding phosphopyruvate hydratase, whose protein sequence is MAVTKIHARSVYDSRGNPTVEVDLITDKGLFRAIVPSGASTGVHEALELRDGDKSKWLGKGVTKAVANVNDVIAPAFIKENLDITNQAKVDEFLNSLDGTPNKSKLGANAILGVSLAAAKAAAAEKGVSLYKHLADVAGTKQDKYVLPVPFQNVLNGGSHAGGALAFQEFMIVPSGAPSFSEAMRYGSEVYHNLKSLTKKKYGLSAGNVGDEGGVAPDIHSAEEALDLIVAAIEKAGYTGKVNIALDVASSEFFKDGKYDLDFKNPDSDKSKWLSGEQLADLYVSLIDKYPIVSIEDPFAEDDWESWSKFYPRVVDKIQIVGDDLTVTNPIRIKTAIEKKAANALLLKVNQIGSLTESIQAAKDSYAADWGVMVSHRSGESEDTTIADLVVGLRSGQIKTGAPARSERLAKLNQILRIEEELGDKAIYAGEHFKAAQNL
- the APS3 gene encoding Aps3p, producing MIHSVLIFNADGVPRLIKFYTAVDVQTQRTLLRQVHSLIHKRTPQECSFITPPKLLEDLDDIKVIYRHYATLYFVFIVDDQESELGILDLIQVFVECLDKCFPNVCELDLVFGWQVLQTVLEEIVQGGMVIDTNISRIVAAVDDANSQRVTGVNGGSSTSRWLSLENGFGWRRP
- a CDS encoding kynureninase, which gives rise to MASSEQLPTFKPLFQVPTFKSLGLDPPAGFHDESSSVYLAGNSLGLMPKATRQALADELDAWGARGVESHFNHPGERAGKTSWVDIDLPLVQPLAKLVGATEKEVAAMGTLTSNLNALLTSFYKPSGKRTKIMFERHAFPSDYYAFLNMVKLHGYDESHLIQLAVAPGKHYLETEEIIEVIEKEGDEIAVICFPGVQYYTGQFFKIPEITAAAQKKGIVVGWDLAHAVGNVPLKLHEWNVDFAVWCSYKYLNSGPGGIAGIFVHERHTKNNSKVNYPPRLAGWWGNNAAERFKMLEVFDPINSALSYRQSNPSVIDCVALKSSLDVFELAGGLDNLRKTSVSLTGCLLTLLKGSKYYIEDPSDNASLGFKILTPCEESERGCQLSVLFQPHDDDRSKNVMEQVNEYLHKHAIICDERRPDVIRIAPTPLYNTLEDVRVVVKRIVEALDELSRS